A region of the Microcystis aeruginosa FD4 genome:
TAACGGTGAGACGGGACAATTTGAAAGAACTTTAATTGTCGCTGAAGAAGGGGCATCGGTAAGTTATTTAGAAGGTTGCACCGCTCCGATGTACGATAGTAATCAACTTCATGCCGCCGTCGTGGAATTAGTCGCCCTCGATAATGCGGATATTAAATATTCGACTGTACAAAATTGGTACGCTGGCGATGCCAATGGTAAGGGAGGTATATACAATTTCGTCACTAAACGGGGTCTGTGTAAAGGAGTTAATTCTAAAATTTCTTGGACGCAGGTGGAAACTGGTTCGGCGATTACTTGGAAGTATCCCAGTTGTGTCTTAGTTGGCGATAATTCCGTCGGGGAATTCTACTCAATTGCCCTAACTAATAACAAACAACAGGCCGATACAGGTACGAAAATGATTCACATCGGCCGCAACACCAAAAGTACGATTATTTCTAAGGGAATTTCGGCAGGTAATTCCCAAAATAGTTATCGCGGGTTAGTGAAAATGGGACCGAAAGCCAAGGGAGCAAGAAATTACTCCCAGTGTGATTCTATGCTCATTGGAGATAATGCCGAAGCTAACACTTTTCCCTATATTCAGGTGGATAATAACAGTGCTAAAGTAGAACATGAAGCTTCCACTTCTAAAATCGGTGAAGACCAATTATTCTACTTTGCACAACGAGGCATTTCCGAAGAAGATGCTGTCTCTATGTTAGTCAGTGGTTTCTGTAAGGATGTCCTCAGTAAATTACCGATGGAATTCGCCGCCGAAGCTGATAAACTCCTCAGTCTCAAGCTAGAAGGAACCGTCGGATAATCAGTAAACAGTAATCAGTAATCAGTAATCAGTAAACAGTAATCAGTAATCAGTGAAAATATAATTAGGTAGGTGTTAAAAATTGTCATATCCCCCCCTTATTAAGGAGGGCGGGTTAGAACCACTTACTTGATTAGTCTCTAGAAATATTTGCACCTGCCAACAAAAAAAACATGAGTGAAGTAATTTTATCGGTAAAAAATCTGACCGCTAGTATTGATGGAAACCAGATTCTTAAAGGAGTTAACCTCGAAATTAAAGCGGGTGAAACCCACGCAATTATGGGACGCAAAATTACCTTTCCCCCTACAAACCCTACCATATTACACTACATCCTACAATTTTTTCTCCCACTCTCCAAATAAACAACCCCTTTCCCCCAAAACTCACCTACCTCATTTCCCTCATTAACATTTACACCAATAAACCCACAAACTCCCATTCTAACTACCCCCCATCAAAAATTATTAACCAGCTCCCACCCACAACTTATTCTCCAACTCACTAAATCAAATCTTTTCCAACTATCTACCCCAACTCCATAAACCCTAATCCAAAACTAAACTATTCCTCTAAACCCTCATTACAACACCTTAATATCGTCCCCCACCCCCTACCATCCCACACTCCACAATTTCCAACAACTCACCCTCCAAATTCCCTTGACACTTTCGAAGAACTTGACTCGGTCTCCTCAGACACCCCCGAAGCTCTTCCCCCGCGACCTAGCATGACCCGCGGACCCCCACCCCCCCGTCAATCAATTAGCTACCCCCGATAACGCTTTTTTACTTATCACTCACTACCAGCGTCTGCTCAACTACATTGAACCCGATGTTATTCATGTTATGTACGATGGACGCATTGTCACCAGTGGCAGTAAAGAATTAGCCCTCGAATTAGAAAGAACTGGCTACGATTTCCTCGACGAACAATTATTAGCCGTTAAATAATCTAGCTATCAGTTATCAGTTATCAGTTATCAGTTATCAGTTACCAGTTACCAGTAGTCAGGAGATTATTTTTACTTATTCTTCCTACACCCCACACCCTACACCCCACACCCTACACCCCACACCCTACACCCTACACCCCGCACCCCACACCCTACACCCCACATCCCCTCCTACCAATGACAGCCATAATCACGAAACCTGAACAATCAGGAGAATTATTGTTAAAATTGTCCCGAGAAACGGTTCCCACTATCGATAACGGTAAAATTCTCGAATTAAGAGAATCGGGAGCCAGTAAAGCTCAAGAATTAGCCATTCCTGGCAAAAAAGACGAAGAATGGCAATTCACCGATTTAAGTCAACTCTGGGCGATCGATTTTCGCGCCCCCCAAACCGTTACAATCGATAAAAATGCCCTAGCTGTTTTTTTACTGCCCGAAGCCAAAAACAGCCGTTTAGTCTTCGTTAACGGCATTTATCAGCCTGAATTGTCCGATATCTCCGCTTTACCCCCCGGTGTCAGCGTCAGCAATCTTGCCAATGCACAAAAAGATGTTCTTGTCAACTATCTAGGGAAAGAAAAAACACCCG
Encoded here:
- the sufB gene encoding Fe-S cluster assembly protein SufB; translated protein: MSATTVKNLVNQPYKYGFITDIESETIPRGLNEEIIRLISAKKKEPEFMLDFRLRAYHQWQKMTEPSWPHVSYPAIDYQNIIYYSAPKQKKEKLNSLEEVDPTLIETFEKLGIPLSEQKRLSNVAVDAIFDSVSIATTFKEKLAEQGVIFCSISEALQEHPDLVQKYLGSVVPVGDNYFAALNSAVFSDGSFVFIPKGVACPMELSTYFRINNGETGQFERTLIVAEEGASVSYLEGCTAPMYDSNQLHAAVVELVALDNADIKYSTVQNWYAGDANGKGGIYNFVTKRGLCKGVNSKISWTQVETGSAITWKYPSCVLVGDNSVGEFYSIALTNNKQQADTGTKMIHIGRNTKSTIISKGISAGNSQNSYRGLVKMGPKAKGARNYSQCDSMLIGDNAEANTFPYIQVDNNSAKVEHEASTSKIGEDQLFYFAQRGISEEDAVSMLVSGFCKDVLSKLPMEFAAEADKLLSLKLEGTVG